In Stieleria varia, one genomic interval encodes:
- a CDS encoding VanZ family protein: MRPITNITILGARLGVIALVLYWIAIFVGTHLPKMPEFVPTVSDKLKHGVAYFGLGILGCYVSGGTKAASTAGTSRLMIRFAVVMVLGIAYAGIDEWTQGMVPGRTPDWKDFQADVVGLAAALVCYLTLRTLWQSWRQRG; this comes from the coding sequence CAGACTCGGCGTCATTGCCCTGGTGTTGTATTGGATCGCGATTTTTGTGGGGACGCATCTGCCCAAGATGCCCGAATTTGTCCCGACCGTCAGCGACAAACTCAAGCACGGCGTGGCGTATTTTGGCCTCGGAATACTGGGCTGCTACGTGTCAGGTGGCACGAAAGCGGCGTCAACCGCCGGCACGAGCAGATTGATGATCCGATTCGCCGTGGTGATGGTGCTGGGGATCGCCTACGCGGGCATCGACGAATGGACTCAAGGCATGGTCCCCGGCAGAACGCCGGATTGGAAAGATTTTCAGGCCGATGTCGTGGGGCTGGCGGCCGCCCTTGTGTGCTACCTGACCCTGCGAACGCTTTGGCAGTCCTGGCGTCAGCGGGGCTGA